TCTTCAAGAGGATTTTAGCATTTTTGCTTAATTCATTCATCATGCGCGACCTTCAACTTCAAAGGCCACGAGTTACTAACTTATGCCATGAGATTTTCAGGAAAACGGAAAATCGGTCTTTGGGGTGTTTGGGAATGGATTGTGTTCTTGTcgtagaaaaatatttttgataaacaaaattctaaattaatctattatatattcactttttcaagaaaaatgtCTTCGTTGAGATAAAAGATATGTACCGTTGTTGTAAAAAGTTATTTTGTCATAAAACACATCATATGTACAAAGCACAATATATCTATCTTCTGAgatttcctcattttttatttacaagaagaacgaaaaaaaaaagttgctaCTGTTATCTATCGGCACAGATCCGTTTCTATTGGCATAAATTATTAGCTTTTCAAACTTGAACTTATCATTCTAAAAATTGAAGATTATTCTTACCggaaaaactgaaaaattatttgtcGCTACTCTTGGAACAACCTATGCAATACTACTTGTTGGaagtgttgaggagtaaaatgggataaatcccacatcggaagagaaaaggaaaattcctgggttaatatatggcttggataccaccacttatcagcttgagcttttaagtggatatgggtcCGAGCCCGTATATTcctaatggaaatttaatatggaaatttaatatggtatcagagcgggttatgcttccGCATGCCTACGCGCGTATGCGCATGGACTCACACCACGCCATGCCCAGTATGTCCGAGTGTAGCCAAaagtgcgcctcgtgttagtgtcCCCCTCGCCCGAGTACGGAAGATGAGCtcggctcgaggtcaattgttgagggcgggtatTTAAGGGCATGTGACAACGTGTTCtaagaaatagaccacacattgcacgtgagggcgggtgttgaggagtaaaatgggataaatcccacatcggaagagaaaaggaaaattcatgggttaatatatgactTGGGTGGATATGGGCCCGAGCCCGTATAAGCCTAATAGAAATTTAATAGGAATAGCAACAATAATTGCAAAAACCAAATCCATCTTGTCCCCTTCCTGAATAATTGATGTACTGTCCATACGGTACAAGATGAAGCTATACCTTAAAAATGTGCATAGGACATTATAGGATCTCTCTTGGGAGCATGGAGACATCCCCCCAATATCTTCCCCTCCTTCCCCTCTGATGAGTTAGAAAAATGTGTCATTTTCAGGCGATATGCTTGCAAGAAACATCCTATGGCTTGCCTTTGTTGTTGGCTTTTTCGTTGTTTTCATTCATTGATTGTGAGGGATAAGATTGGGGTTGTCCATACGAGTTTTTGTTAGCTCATTTGGACACATCTTGATTAGTCCTTTGTGGAAATTCAATGATTAAGTGTCCGTTGGTTAGCTAATTTCATCTTAATTAGTATCAATCATCATCATGAACATGCTCAATTGTTCCCCTTTTCCTCTCTTTCGACCCACTTTGAATCAGAACAAGACGGTTTAGaacaactttttatttttatttttgtacaCTCGCATGCTCATTGTTAGACCGTAATGTCCTTTAAAGTTACTATTTAAAAAGTTGATAATCAACACAACTTCCCTATAACCAAATGCATATGTTCAACCGTTATTTGATTGATCATAATGTACTCCATAGTGCAATTTAAATAAGGGATATATAGCTGCAGTGGCTTCAAGGGGAAACTTGCACTGTATTGCAACTTTATTGGTGCTTTCTCTAATTATACCGGCAAGAGCATTTCACTTGCACTTGGGTATGAGACTTTAGTTCCAGACATACCTAACTTTTCCTTCAGATCATTAACTATTTTGGCACTTTGGTCATACTTTACTGCAATTCTTTTAGTTCTTTCTCAAGTCACGCAAATAAAAGTAGTTTAGTTGCCCTCCAATATGAGAATTTATAGCTTCAGACATACCTAATTTGTCGTtctaaatttctaattatCTATTTTAGCACTTTAGTGGCATTTTACTACAATGTTCTATTAGTACTTTCTCAAGTTCTACCGGTGAGAGCAGTTTGACCATCACCGGCCACGTTCTTAGGGAACTAATATACAtacatttgaaaattgactAAATCAATTTCCCGTGTCAACTATCCTAAAACAACCTGATGCTAGCTCATTTAACTCTATAACTAAATAAATGTACTATTTCCTCAACTTGTAATTAACTACAATGTTGAGTCCCTTTCCCGTGTCGCTTTCATCAAGAGCAAGGTCGAAATTGCGTAGAAATCGTCTCCCTCCTCAATTAACTTTAATGGTGTCATTTTCAGATCCAAATTGcatcattttctttccttaaTCACAATTCAAATAGTAACTAAAACGAAATAGGAACGCtaaaaaactaataataaattatcaataCATATTAATTTAAGTGATTAAacgtttattttttaaaaataaaatttctagtTCAAGTCTtttatatggaaaaaaattccGTTCTTAGTGAATCTATTCAGCTCGAACTGCATTTGTCCGATTGAGTTTCCGAATGAAGGACACACACCgaaaagataataaataaataaataaataaataaaaagagtgAGAGACGCGTAGCTTCGTGTATGGGTTTCTCGCTTCACTTTCGTTAACTGACTTGGACTTTATGGGCAGTCGACTGACTGGCTAGTCAGATCTCACGGGATTCCTTTCCATTCCCTTACCCAGAAAAAGTCAGTCACCAATCGTCACTGTAGCCTACTCTTCCGTGACGGCCGCATCCCtccctccccctctctctcactcaaattaaacattaattagcatttaaattaataattaggGATTAATTGATTAGTGGACCGTTGGGCGCGAAGGCAGGGAAATTTCCGGACCTGCCCCTCCCTTGCTATCTGCCGGGACATGGGGCTTCAGGCTTCTCTTGTCACTAATGATAAAGTCGGAAGGATAATGATGACTTTCTAAACCCCGCCCgccccctctctctttttatttttatatttatttttatttttttaatgaaatccCACACCCCTCTCTTTGAAAAAGTAGCGCACATTCAATCTCCCTCCTACCTTCCCCTTCGCTTTCTTTTCGGCAAAAATACAATCCGACCGAAGAAATTAGTAATTATTCGGTATATTCAACGAATATAAGAGTAAAAGAACCTATAAGTTCGATGACTATAGCACATTATAAGTATTTGCAGAAGAACATTGTAAaacaattacttttttctGAATAAAAAGGGTCGGAGGGGCGATAGACGTAATACCCTAACAAGGCATAATTACATGGGTTCAAATCTCGTTGCCAATGTCGAATTTTGAATCTTAACTGCACTAGGTCTTAAGAAGGTAGGCTCGTCACTGCGATTCTAACAAGGTTTCAGAGAAACATAATCCATTTACAAGTTCATAATTAGAATACTGTTATCGTAGACGGGTTTGACAACAGATAATGGGGACATTGCCCTCCTTATTTTGATCCCATGACTGAAACTTACGATGTCAAGCTACCACCTCATTGGTAACGTAAATAATTACTATGATGAGGAAACGTAAAATAATTACTATGCACATCAGAACTAACGAATAACGAAAGATGGAGAtgatattcaaaattttcccccaaaaaaaaaaatgaaaagcatGTAGTACAATGTCATTTATGCCCTTTCTCTGCCATGCCAAGTTCTGTAgtgataataataacaatgTCATTTAATTCTCACAAGGATAATAAATTGAGGCTTCATATGATGCTTTTCTTTATTtggtaaatattttaaaatgtgTCCATTTGTATGAAAAATTTTACCGTTGAGCATTCTAAATATTGCACAGACCACTATTAATTAGCTATTCCAAAGGGCTTTGttttacacatatatatatcaaaatcgTGTCAAACGGTAGAAAATATACATAAAGAAGATCAATATCTATGTACGAGAGACACGTAGTACTGCACTGGATCGATGCAATATCTTTATCTTGCAAACATTATGCGTAGCTGACTTTTGTTAATATAGTTTCCAATTGACAGTGCTTGGTGCTGGGAAGCCCTAGCACAGAATAGAAGGCTTAGCCTCGGAAGACAAATCCCCATTAGAAAGGCCATCGCATTACGGAAATTATTGCTTTCTCATAGGGTAAGACTCCATTCTAGAACAAAGTATTTTGTACTATAAGGGTAGGCTAACCTTTCTTTTGCTGGATAAAGGGGAGGGCTAACCTAAGAACAAATTCCATGCAAAAAGATTAATCTCTGTATATTGGTTTCAACGACTTTTTAAAGCACTTAAAAGAAAGGCATAATCACGTCGAACTCTTTTCGACCAGTTCAGGAAGATTATTACTAAGATCGTATCAGAAAGTACATATGTACAcctcatgatatatatatcaatgaaAACTGTAAGAGCCTATAAACCTGCAGTAGTATTATTATCTTTAAAATATTCTACGTCAATTTCAACAACCTTTTAAAGCATTTAAAAGAAAGGTATAATTACATCCAAATCTTCACAATTTGGAAAGATTGTTATTAAGATTGTATCAGAAAGTCCATATGTACATTCCTTATTATCAATGAAAAATGTAAGAGCGTATAAAACTACGGTAATGAGTGTTGagcgaaaaaaagaaactacgATAATAAGTactatttaaaatattattacacGTCACTATTAACTATGTTTTCAACTTGAGCAATTAATTAGAAGTTAAAACATTCAActtcaaaagaaaaacttaagggggaaaaagaaaaagaaaagcttcaaataaacaaaatagatATTAGATTTAcaattcaagaaaatattagaTTTACAAATTCCCTTTTGCGATATGACGAGGCATCTTACTTTAAAATAACTTAATGTtataaaaaggggaaaaatttACTTTTGCACTCATATATCAATccatatttattttgttaatattttaacacatcaagaaaaagaaaagaaatcccAAAATTCTAAAACCCTAACATTTTGCATCCTAAaactcaaaaataaaataaaataaaataagaaacacTCCATTAAGGTCTACATAATTTgaggaaaattcaaaatattatcaaaattaaatcATACCATATAGAACTTATGTGCATGTTGTCCATTACTAGCACATACTTTCCCCTAGATATGAAGAGATTTCATattcaattttcattagtgCAACTACATGTGcctttttattagattttcaatttcttgtACAAGACTTTTGAGCCTTCTtcgtaatcgaaaaaaatataggaGGGTTGAGATCCATATATGATAGATGCGTAGCTTTCACCTGATCAAGGGTAAAGCCATCGTATTATCACATATGACAAACtcatctttacttttttttttcttttttttctgctGAATACGCATTCATCTTTACTGTTTGCAAAAGATATCATGTTTTCCCCTTCATTAagaacaaattgaaaatcacacattataattatcaaattttgaatctttccaaaccaaaatatttttGCACCTATATATTAGTAAAATTCACTTGGGTGCATAAAAAATGCAGTGTAATGTCTGGGGTgcataaatctatatattactAAAATTTACTTAGTAActacaattaaaaattatggcaaaaacaaaattgtaaaacaaagaaaaataataaaaattatataatatagacACCCAAATTTAAGTATTTTAAATGAGAACATCACAATATGctattagaaaatataataataaaaaatttcaaacttagGTTTCTATAtttgaaacaaatatataGAATGATCTTGGATGTTAGTAACACAAATATATTTACCCAAagcaaattaaatataataattagtcACAAAATTATTGTCATTAAATTGGTTAAATTATTCTAAACTGTAACATTATAGAAATAATTTCttcaaaaatagaaattaattattgagaGTTCTTACGGTTCATAAGAAAGTAATTCATATTTAGAGATTGTGAATATTTACCATATTTTACCAAAAGAATAATTAGCATATGTAAATAAAATCCATGCAATGCACGAGATTGAAAATCTACATGAAAGCAAAAATAGCAAACCAAACTACAACtattaaaaaatagtaaaacaaCTACAATTGTAATAAGTATCCGTAATAAATGTTCCCAATATTTAACAAAATGAACTATATATTACTAAAATTTACTTAGGTGCATAAGTGGAtgcataataaatgcaatGCAATGTATGGGTGCATAAGTGGGTGCATAATAAATTCAATAGAATGTCTTACTAActacaattaaaaattatggaaaaaagaaaattaaaaaacgaagaacaataaaatatatatatatatatatatatatataatatagacaCCTAAATATCTTACTAAGTACAATTAGAAATTATGGAatactaaaattacaaaataatataatttgaaaacattAAAATACTAATATAATACCATGATTTTATTGAAAGTGAGTAAAAATGAATCATTAAggttaatgaaaattttacgaAAAAGCTTATAATATTTAGCAATTCTAACTATAAACGAAAAAAATTGTATGGACATTTTCAATACTATTAGAataatatatgcatttttataTACGAAATTGGTCATCATGTTAGACAGTATAAAAActtaaatacaataaaaaaatctatctatatatttgttgtaaaacaaattacacaaaataataaatatctatAGTAACTGCTATCAACATATTATTTtactaataaaaataagtatatcATATAACAAAATTTGCATATCAACTATATACAAGTCCACATTTAGGATTGAAATATAAACTACTAAAAGTaacttttttatataaaaaaattgacaaaatatttaaattaagtatttaaaaTGAGAACATCATGATAtactattaaaaaatataataatgaaaagatTACAAAATTATGTTTCTATATTTGAACAAATATGTATAATAATCTCGGATAATATTAACACAAagcaaattaaatataagaatCAGTCCGGCCCTAGGCCTTTTACTAGTTAGTCCTGGTAAAGTCCCTAAACGACTATTTTTTTGAAACGAGGTCCTCGGTAACGcgatatatatctatatgaaGAAGAAATCATGTAAACACGGGGATTCTTATTTGTACAAATGATACTTCGAACTGGGCTGGGTCATTTCGAGGCAAGCAGATCATTTATGATGAAAATGATGAGCTTCAAGAGAATGATTTGAAGTTCTTCTAGAGTGGAACCATGCAAAAAGGAAGGATGATAATCGGATTGTTTGCCACCCCCCAAGTCAAACTAGTGCTTGTTGTCGCACCTCACATTGATTAAATTAGTCTAAACTCTAACATATTAGAAATTATTTcttcaaaaattgaaattaactaTTGAGAAATCTTATGGTTCATAAGAAAGTAAATCATCTTTAGAGATTGTGAATAATTATCATATGTAAATAAATCCCGTCTAACGCATGAGATTGAAAATCTATATGTAAGTAGAATTAGTAAACCAAACTACGACTATAAAAAAgctaaatttcataaattaaatattatagtgAATATGTTAtactaaataaaaatagtaaaacaACTATAATTGTAATAAATGTCTGTAATAAATGTTCCTgatattaaaagaaaactaaattcattatttaatttgaaattgcattctacataaaataaataaaataataaataataatataatgatTTTTAAGAGACAATGATCAAGTCttacaaaaataaagaacatatatttgtattaataattatgataGTACCTTTTAAGATATAACCAATATTATATAGTGAAACTAACTACATTTTCTATTATATACTGACATATTAAATAGGATTAGAATAATCAATTTGcgtataaataagaaaatataactaattagaaaaaaaagaaaaaaagaaagtattgTAACTAAccatttgaaaaaataacataattatttaagttattgtaatttttttacaaaaaaatctgaataattattgtttgaaattcaaaattaataatgattatgattttttttaatatcataGAGAACATAGAATTTCAGAATAagaagaattaaaaaatatattaaaatgaacCCATACAATGCATAAGCAAAAGGTCTAGTTATTTCTATTCCTTGCAAGCCAATTCACTAGTGTTGATCAGTCGAGAGTTTCGCCGATTTCTCAACTATTACAAGTACGGTTTTTCAAAAGAATAAgataatttttctatatttataaattatatataaaagttttcCCCCGTTTAAATGCTTTTGTTTATTTGGTAAGTTTTTAAAATAGCTATGCGTGTGAAAACTTTACTGTTGAGCGTTCAAAATGTTGCACACGCCACCATTAACTCAGCTTCCAAATGGGGCTACGAATTTCTACCTTCATtcattcagccaaaaaaaaaattatgcattCATTCTAACAACTTCAGTACACTTTTTAAAGTAAGAATTATGTGAATATTCTATCAGCTCCGTATAAGACAAAGAGATATGCATATTTTTAACCTATATGTTTATCTATGGATGAAAATCGAACACAGAATCTCTATGTTACCAGCGAAAGCACATGCCACTATATTACATTATTTCTCTTCCATGCCAAAACTTCAATCTTTTAACAACACTAGAGCACTTAAAAAAAggattaattttattaaagtcTTCCTCGTTTGGCAAGTGTATTATCAAAATCATGTTAGAATGTACAGCTACACTTTCCTTACGATATCAAACTAAAATGCTAGTAATATTACAGTAATAAGTATTGTTATATACTGGAACTATTTCTAAAACtgtatatgtatctatatgaTATGCTTTAGTCACatgcaattttcttttcctgtgATCTCGATGAATCtgttgtattttttttgtatccGTAATGTTTCCTATTTGCATTTTCCTCTGTACCTTTTTTGTTATCAAAGAACGTCGAGAAAAAGACTAGTATTGTTATATGTTAGATATTGTTAATTATTACACAGTTCTATTAACTTTGGTTTCGACTTGgtaaattaattggaaaacagaaaatttgattttgataagACCAAAATTTTTAAGATAAATATAGATCTACAAATTTGTTATCTATAATACAAAATGACATTATCGTTTCGAGTAAAttcattattataaaaaaggaaaagcaaatATGCTTTTTTTACTGTATAAcgttacacatatatatatatatattgccaaCATTTAACAcattaaggaaaaaataaagataaaaaaaggaaaaaataaagataaaacaGGCAACATTGTCCTGTACAAATAAATCTGAGAAAAAAAGTATTGACATCACGTCGGATTAAATAgaactttaattaaaatattaatattaatataaaaatatatatatataaaaagatcAAACCCTCTTTTTTATCAAATGCTCTTTTTTGATCCTAAATCATTTTTGATCGGTTGAAATAGGATTTTCAGGATAAGgaataaatgtataaatatatttacatCTATACGTTACTAAATCTATACGTAATTAACTTATGTGACACATACAAACTCCTACGGATGAAGCGGACAAGATCTATGCATGAGAGACATgatatgtttggttttagagttaagtagagttgaattttgattttaattgggttgtaatgattatgttgttgaattatgagaaaaaaatgtgaaaaagtaatgaatagttgataaaaagtaatgattgtattgttgaattgtgaaaaaagtaatggatagttgagagaatttaatattaaaaattgaattgaataattaaaaaattaaagaaaatgagaaaagtaataattgtgttgttgatttttattgtttagTGAGTAGatttaaagttagagttaaaatttttaaaacatatgattgtaaaaccaaacagaCGTGTAAGGATTTCACTCGATCAGCGTAACGCCATCATATCTTCACATATTGACAAGTTTTCTTCACTTCAGTTACAGATGATATACATAGCTTGTTTTCACCTTCATTATGAACAAACTGAAAATCATACGTTATAGTTATcagatattaaaatttttcaagccaaaatttttcattaatataGCAGAGAAAATGTTCATTATTCATGTTTCTAACAAATGCAGTTCAATTGTGTTGATTAATCAGAAGAGTCTTGTTACCAGCCATTCAACAGTTACATGAACGATTTTGTAAAAGGATAAGATAATTTTTATGCTTTTTATACTAAGATAATAATGTATTCACATTGATTTATTCATGACgactaattttatttcaaatgtCATCTAATTTTTATCACGAGATGCTTTGAATAGTTATAAATCCGTATTTTATATTGCAGGTGAAATCCACTAGGCATATTTTGCCAGCTGGACCACCAAAGTGAAAACTAAACTGGAGaaccttttttttgggtgaatatgGAGAACGTTTTTGTTGCCATGACATAATTACCATGCCTCTATGGAATCATAGTTGCAACGGGTACTTGCGCCTAGTCGTCAAGAGAGTTAAGTCAATTGGAAGGCCAATTGAATTTGGATTTCaccaaagaaattaaaaaagaaagaggaaaaaagacAATGGAAGGGGCATTAATGTAATTCCGCGTCGGTTATGTGGAGCACAGACAAAACCATGGGAGAACAAAGCGTGACCTCTACCTCTCGATGTTTTTATGCCATGGAAATGGCAAAAagggcaaaaagaaaaggcctCTGTTCTGTTTCTCAACGGAGAAAGAaactctctcctctctctctctaccttCTCCCTCTAAATTCGAACTCGTCAGACGTCTCTGCAGTGAGCAAAACCTCTTAAACCCTTCCACCAGAGTGGACCCAACAAGGCCGAGACTCGACTCCTTTGAGAGGGAGAGTTGGaggaaggaagaggaggaggaggaggaggaagaggaggagaaggtcGAGAAAATGGCGGCTTGGCAGCTACCGGACGACTTCCGGTGTCCGATTTCTCTGGAGATAATGACCGACCCGGTGATCCTCTCATCCGGGCACACCTTCGACCGGGCCTCCATCCAGCGGTGGCTCGACTCCGGCCACCGTACCTGCCCAATTACCAAACTGCCCCTCCCGAAGCACCCTTCTCTCATCCCCAACCACGCCCTCCGCAGCCTGATTTCCAACTTCGCGCTCTCCTCCTTGCCGCCGGCGAAGCCCCACCCGCCGTCCTTCCAGCAGGACCCCCATGCTCTCGTCTCCACCCTAACCTCCCGGTCCTCCGACATCGCTTCGAAACTCGACTGTCTCTCCCGCCTCGTCAAGCTCGCGAAGCGCGACCCGGCCTCCCGCCGCCGTCTCTCCGAGTCCGGTACTGTCTCGGTGGTCCTCCGCTGCATCGACTCCGACGACCCCGTCATGCAGGAGAAAGCTCTCAGCTTGGTGCTCAACCTCAGCCTCGACGACGACAACAAAGTGGGGCTGGTTGCGGAAGGGGCGATCGGGAAGATAGTGGCTGCACTGAGGGGCAATTTTGCTAGCTGCAGGGCCCTCGCTGCCACTATCATCACGAGCCTCGCGGTCGTGGAGGTAAACAAGGCCTTAATCGGGGAGTACCCTTTTGCAATTGAGTCGCTGATTGCCCTCCTGACGGACGGGAACGGCCGGGAGAAGAAGGAGGCCGCGACTGCCCTGTT
The sequence above is drawn from the Punica granatum isolate Tunisia-2019 chromosome 5, ASM765513v2, whole genome shotgun sequence genome and encodes:
- the LOC116206703 gene encoding U-box domain-containing protein 8; this encodes MAAWQLPDDFRCPISLEIMTDPVILSSGHTFDRASIQRWLDSGHRTCPITKLPLPKHPSLIPNHALRSLISNFALSSLPPAKPHPPSFQQDPHALVSTLTSRSSDIASKLDCLSRLVKLAKRDPASRRRLSESGTVSVVLRCIDSDDPVMQEKALSLVLNLSLDDDNKVGLVAEGAIGKIVAALRGNFASCRALAATIITSLAVVEVNKALIGEYPFAIESLIALLTDGNGREKKEAATALFAICSFSDNRKRAVASGAVPILLSIADSGLERAVEVLGLLAKCKEGREVMARFNGTVRILVRVLRTGGSKGVQYALLTLYSLCCYSGRMGVAVRKEGVLEDCWRLVEDENEKIRRNASNLVQVLGGDCSMR